The following are encoded in a window of Nomia melanderi isolate GNS246 chromosome 6, iyNomMela1, whole genome shotgun sequence genomic DNA:
- the LOC116428271 gene encoding GTP cyclohydrolase 1 isoform X4, translated as MNRHAEDTFKNHILCTKNDGHEKCTFHHDLELDHRPPTREALIPEMSRSYRLLLSSLGEDPDRQGLLKTPERAAKAMLFFTKGYDQSLEDVINDAVFDEDHDEMVVVKDIEMFSMCEHHLVPFYGKVSIGYLPCKKILGLSKLARIVEIFSRRLQVQERLTKQIAVAVTKAVQPAGVAVVVEGVHMCMVMRGVQKINSKTVTSTMLGVFRDDPKTREEFLNLVHNK; from the exons GTCATGAGAAATGTACATTCCATCACGATTTGGAGCTGGATCACAGGCCGCCAACGCGGGAAGCTCTGATTCCGGAAATGTCACGAAGTTACAGGCTACTGTTGAGCTCTTTAGGCGAGGATCCTGATCGTCAGGGTCTTTTGAAAACCCCGGAACGTGCTGCGAAAGCTATGCTTTTCTTCACAAAGGGCTACGACCAAAGTCTGGAAG ATGTCATAAACGACGCAGTGTTCGACGAGGACCACGACGAGATGGTTGTCGTGAAGGACATCGAAATGTTCTCCATGTGCGAACACCATCTGGTCCCGTTCTATGGAAAAGTCTCGATCGGATACCTGCCCTGCAAGAAGATCCTTGGGCTCAGCAAATTAGCCAG AATTGTGGAGATCTTCAGTCGGCGTCTACAGGTTCAAGAACGGCTCACCAAGCAGATTGCCGTAGCAGTGACTAAAGCTGTGCAACCGGCGGGGGTAGCGGTTGTCGTCGAAGGAGT GCATATGTGCATGGTGATGAGGGGAGTGCAGAAGATCAACAGCAAAACGGTCACGTCGACGATGCTCGGCGTGTTCCGCGACGATCCAAAGACTCGCGAGGAATTCCTGAACCTGGTTCACAACAAGTAA
- the Xpd gene encoding general transcription and DNA repair factor IIH helicase subunit XPD isoform X2 yields MCIHPEVSREREGKIVDGRCHSLTASYIRERHNYDETTPICNFYEGFDMEGKEQIVPPGIYSIDDLKEYGRDRNWCPYFLARFTILHAQIVVYSYHYLLDPKIAETVSKELSKSSVVVFDEAHNIDNVCIDSMSVKINRRLLERSSGNIQLLEKTVAEMREDDVNKLKEEYERLVEGLKDAQVARETDIILSNPVLPNEVLNEVVPGNIRNAEHFVSFLKRFVEYLKTRLRVQHVMQESPAAFLRDIQSKVSIERKPLRFCAERLASLLRTMEITDLTDFSPIILVTHLATLVSTYTKGFTIIVEPYDDKTPTVLNPILQFSCLDSSIAMKPVFDRFQSVVITSGTLSPLDMYPKILNFHPVIMSSFTMTLARPCLLPMIVSKGNDQVAISSRYETREDVAVIRNYGQLLVEFASTVPDGLVCFFTSYLYMESVVAAWYDQGVVDQLQRHKLLFIETQDSAETSLALINYIKACESGRGAVLLSVARGKVSEGVDFDHHLGRAVLMFGIPYVYTQSRILKARLEYLRDQFQIRENDFLTFDAMRHAAQCVGRAIRGKTDYGIMVFADKRFSRIDKRSKLPKWIQEHLTDNLCNLSTEEAVQISKRWLRQMAQPFTRENQLGFSLLTREQLEKEEYSKIEQQAQQN; encoded by the exons ATGTGTATTCATCCTGAG GTAAGCAGAGAGCGGGAAGGTAAAATTGTTGATGGACGTTGCCATTCTCTAACAGCATCATACATTCGTGAAAGACATAATTATGATGAAACCACTCCCATCTGTAATTTCTATGAAGGATTTGACATGGAAGGTAAAGAACAGATTGTGCCTCCTGGTATATATTCAATTGATGATTTAAAGGAATATGGAAGAGATCGTAATTGGTGTCCATACTTTCTTGCAAGGTTTACA ATATTACATGCTCAAATTGTAGTGTACAGTTACCATTATTTGTTAGATCCAAAAATTgctgaaactgtatcaaaagaATTAAGTAAATCTTCTGTTGTAGTATTTGACGAAGCTCATAATATAG ATAATGTATGTATTGATTCGATGAGTGTAAAAATAAACAGGAGACTATTGGAGAGAAGTTCTGGTAACATACAGCTCCTTGAGAAGACAGTAGCAGA GATGAGAGAAGatgatgtaaataaattaaaggaagAATATGAGAGATTAGTAGAGGGATTAAAGGATGCACAAGTGGCAAGAGAgactgatattattttatctaaTCCTGTTTTACCAAATGAAGTTTTAAAtg aGGTGGTTCCCGGTAACATAAGAAATGCAGAACACTTCGTTAGTTTTTTAAAAcgatttgtagaatatttaaaaacacgTTTGCGCGTACAACACGTAATGCAAGAATCACCTGCTGCATTTTTAAGAGATATACAATCAAAAGTTTCAATAGAACGTAAACCTTTAAGGTTTTGTGCTGAACGATTGGCGTCGCTCTTACGTACTATGGAGATAACTGATTTAACTGATTTTTCACCAATAATTTTGGTGACACATCTTGCAACACTAGTTTCAACATATACAAAAGGATTTACCATTATTGTAGAACCTTATGATGATAAAACACCGACGGTCTTGAATCCAATTCTTCAGTTCAGTTGCTTAGATTCATCAATCGCAATGAAACCTGTATTCGATAGGTTTCAATCTGTAGTGATTACTTCAGGAACATTGTCTCCTTTAGATATGTACcctaaaatattgaattttcatccAGTTATAATGTCATCTTTTACAATGACATTAGCTAGACCATGTCTTCTACCTATG ATTGTATCGAAAGGTAATGATCAAGTTGCAATTTCATCAAGATATGAAACAAGGGAGGATGTTGCTGTTATAAGAAATTATGGTCAATTATTAGTTGAGTTTGCATCTACTGTTCCCGATGGATTAGTTTGCTTTTTTACCTCGTATTTGTACATGGAATCTGTTGTGGCTGCATG GTATGACCAAGGTGTTGTAGACCAACTTCAGAggcataaattattatttattgaaactcAAGATTCTGCAGAAACGAGTTTAGcacttattaattatataaaggcTTGTGAAAGTGGAAGAGGTGCTGTTCTTCTTTCAGTAGCACGTGGGAAAGTATCAGAAGGTGTAGATTTTGATCATCATTTAGGAAGAGCTGTTCTGATGTTTGGAATTCCTTATGTATATACACAATCACGTATTTTAAAAGCACGTTTAGAATATCTTCGTGATCAATTTCAA ATtagagaaaatgattttctaacATTTGACGCAATGAGACATGCAGCACAATGTGTTGGACGAGCAATTAGAGGAAAAACCGATTATGGTATAATGGTATTTGCAGATaag agATTTTCAAGGATAGATAAACGAAGTAAATTACCAAAATGGATACAGGAGCATTTAACAGATAATTTGTGCAACTTGTCCACAGAAGAAGCTGTACAG aTAAGTAAACGTTGGTTACGACAAATGGCACAACCGTTCACCCGTGAAAACCAATTAGGATTTTCATTGTTAACGCGAGAACAACTTGAAAAAGAGGAATACAGTAAAATTGAACAACAAGCGCAGcaaaattaa
- the LOC116428271 gene encoding GTP cyclohydrolase 1 isoform X3 has translation MWEASSPKSARKHARRLLDTSHEKCTFHHDLELDHRPPTREALIPEMSRSYRLLLSSLGEDPDRQGLLKTPERAAKAMLFFTKGYDQSLEDVINDAVFDEDHDEMVVVKDIEMFSMCEHHLVPFYGKVSIGYLPCKKILGLSKLARIVEIFSRRLQVQERLTKQIAVAVTKAVQPAGVAVVVEGVHMCMVMRGVQKINSKTVTSTMLGVFRDDPKTREEFLNLVHNK, from the exons ATGTGGGAAGCGTCGAGCCCGAAATCAGCGAGAAAACATGCGCGTCGTTTGCTAGATACCA GTCATGAGAAATGTACATTCCATCACGATTTGGAGCTGGATCACAGGCCGCCAACGCGGGAAGCTCTGATTCCGGAAATGTCACGAAGTTACAGGCTACTGTTGAGCTCTTTAGGCGAGGATCCTGATCGTCAGGGTCTTTTGAAAACCCCGGAACGTGCTGCGAAAGCTATGCTTTTCTTCACAAAGGGCTACGACCAAAGTCTGGAAG ATGTCATAAACGACGCAGTGTTCGACGAGGACCACGACGAGATGGTTGTCGTGAAGGACATCGAAATGTTCTCCATGTGCGAACACCATCTGGTCCCGTTCTATGGAAAAGTCTCGATCGGATACCTGCCCTGCAAGAAGATCCTTGGGCTCAGCAAATTAGCCAG AATTGTGGAGATCTTCAGTCGGCGTCTACAGGTTCAAGAACGGCTCACCAAGCAGATTGCCGTAGCAGTGACTAAAGCTGTGCAACCGGCGGGGGTAGCGGTTGTCGTCGAAGGAGT GCATATGTGCATGGTGATGAGGGGAGTGCAGAAGATCAACAGCAAAACGGTCACGTCGACGATGCTCGGCGTGTTCCGCGACGATCCAAAGACTCGCGAGGAATTCCTGAACCTGGTTCACAACAAGTAA
- the LOC116428257 gene encoding uncharacterized protein LOC116428257 isoform X2: protein MTNPLKMVNRFLTVINYSLIVIDKSRKSSKLFKCKKSFSAAGHKSTSNTIIQDRLMGGADISEAVENRSGVVTENIKESASTHAVDQEKDTSNLQNGRPATSGGPCCSCIAQVPGAIGDQKVDEMIDFVHQNLQEAGKALATLSENFEHDSKLMFVDILGRIQQWTSSVEKKLEDCKKALELMRKELMARLCEIENLKKQLTDCEAARNTEREKQQVSHQTQHQMQHQTQVEQHVEERAVVTETPKEQESVLIPVVEQRIKEPVDQFVAQSPAAQEPKVIEIVCTDAAIQSTMKDKERMRREIELEAEITRLKKENQRIVKERAEYENAIQRALLRGVSCLNVEALRVLRSPPIPCCTPCTPCPTDNTGDALKNI, encoded by the exons ATGACCAACCCACTAAAAATGGTTAATCGTTTCTtaactgtaattaattattcgcttATAGTGATCGACAAGAGTcgaaaatcatcaaaattgtttaaatgtaaAAAGTCGTTCAGCGCAGCAGGACATAAATCCACATCGAACACAATAATTCAGGATCGTTTAATGGGAGGCGCGGACATATCGGAAGCTGTGGAGAACAGATCAGGCGTGGTGACGGAAAACATTAAAGAATCAGCTTCCACCCATGCCGTAGACCAAGAAAAAGATACTTCTAACTTGCAAAATGGAAGACCCGCAACTTCCGGTGGACCGTGTTGTTCTTGTATCGCGCAAGTGCCAGGAGCAATTGG AGATCAGAAGGTGGATGAAATGATCGATTTCGTGCACCAGAACTTACAAGAAGCCGGTAAAGCATTGGCCACCTTAAGCGAGAACTTTGAACACGATTCAAAG CTGATGTTCGTCGACATACTAGGTCGGATACAACAGTGGACTTCTTCAGTAGAAAAGAAGCTGGAGGACTGCAAAAAGGCACTAGAGCTGATGCGCAAAGAACTGATGGCACGGCTCTGCGAGATTGAGAACTTGAAGAAGCAGTTGACGGACTGCGAGGCCGCACGCAATACGGAACGTGAG AAGCAACAAGTGTCACATCAAACGCAACATCAAATGCAACACCAAACGCAAGTTGAACAACATGTGGAGGAACGAGCAGTTGTTACTGAAACACCCAAAGAACAGGAATCTGTCCTTATTCCAGTTGTTGAGCAAAGAATTAAGGAACCTGTAGATCAGTTTGTCGCTCAATCACCCGCGGCACAAGAACCGAAAGTTATTGAGATCGTTTGCACGGATGCAGCCATTCAATCGACAATGAAAGACAAGGAAAGAATGCGACGGGAAATTGAG CTCGAAGCAGAAATAACACGACTAAAGAAAGAAAACCAGCGTATTGTGAAGGAACGCGCTGAATACGAAAACGCGATACAACGAGCGTTGTTGAGAGGGGTTTCTTGCTTGAACGTTGAAGCATTGAGGGTGTTGCGTTCACCGCCAATTCCGTGTTGCACCCCTTGTACTCCTTGTCCTACTGATAACAC AGGCGACGCATTGAAGAACATATAA
- the Fib gene encoding rRNA 2'-O-methyltransferase fibrillarin isoform X1, whose product MGKPGFSPGGGGGGFGGGFRGGRGGGRGGGGGGGGFRGGRGGGGGGGFRGGGGGRGGGRGGGTPRGRGGRGGGGGRGRGGGGFKGGKTVVIEPHRHEGVFIARGREDALVTLNLVPGSEVYGEKRISVEGENNTEKIEYRVWNPFRSKLAAAILGGVDQIHIAPGTKVLYLGAASGTTVSHVADIVGPEGLVYAVEFSHRSGRDLLNVAKKRTNIIPIIEDARHPHKYRMLVGMVDTIFADVAQPDQARIVALNAQYFLKNGGHFVISIKASCIDSTAQPEAVFAAEVKKLVADKLKPQEQITLEPYERDHAVVVGVYRPPPKKAT is encoded by the exons atgggaAAACCAG GATTTTCACCAGGTGGAGGTGGAGGTGGATTTGGTGGTGGATTTAGGGGTGGCAGAGGGGGTGGTCGTGGAGGTGGAGGTGGTGGAGGTGGATTCAGAGGAGGAAGGGGTGGAGGTGGTGGAGGTGGATTTAGAGGAGGTGGTGGTGGACGTGGTGGAGGAAGAGGCGGTGGTACCCCACGCGGACGCGGTGGTcgtggaggaggaggtggaagAGGACGTGGAGGCGGTGGTTTTAAAGGTGGTAAAACTGTTGTGATAGAACCTCATCGCCATGAAGGAGTTTTCATAGCTAGAGGGAGAGAAGATGCATTAGTTACTTTAAATTTAGTACCAGGATCAGAAGTATACGGTGAAAAGAGGATTAGCGTTGAG GGGGAGAATAAcactgaaaaaattgaatatagagTTTGGAATCCATTTAGATCAAAATTGGCTGCTGCTATACTTGGTGGTGTAGATCAAATTCACATTGCACCTGGAACCAAAGTATTATATTTAGGTGCTGCATCTGGAACTACAGTATCACATGTAGCAGATATTGTTGGTCCA GAAGGATTGGTGTATGCCGTAGAATTTTCACACAGGTCAGGTAGAGATCTTTTAAATGTCGCcaagaaacgaacgaatattattccaataataGAAGATGCAAGGCATCCTCATAAATATCGAATGCTTGTTGGAATGGTAGATACAATATTTGCCGATGTTGCACAGCCTGATCAAGCCAGAATAGTAGCCTTGAATGCTCAATACTTCCTCAAGAATGGAGGTCATTTTGTTATTTCCATTAAG gcAAGTTGTATAGATTCTACAGCACAACCTGAAGCAGTATTTGCCGCCGAAGTGAAAAAACTTGTCGCCGATAAATTGAAACCACAAGAACAGATTACATTAGAACCATATGAAAGAGATCACGCCGTAGTAGTCGGTGTGTATAGGCCGCCACCTAAAAAAGCAACctaa
- the LOC116428257 gene encoding uncharacterized protein LOC116428257 isoform X1, protein MTNPLKMVNRFLTVINYSLIVIDKSRKSSKLFKCKKSFSAAGHKSTSNTIIQDRLMGGADISEAVENRSGVVTENIKESASTHAVDQEKDTSNLQNGRPATSGGPCCSCIAQVPGAIGDQKVDEMIDFVHQNLQEAGKALATLSENFEHDSKLMFVDILGRIQQWTSSVEKKLEDCKKALELMRKELMARLCEIENLKKQLTDCEAARNTEREKQQVSHQTQHQMQHQTQVEQHVEERAVVTETPKEQESVLIPVVEQRIKEPVDQFVAQSPAAQEPKVIEIVCTDAAIQSTMKDKERMRREIELEAEITRLKKENQRIVKERAEYENAIQRALLRGVSCLNVEALRVLRSPPIPCCTPCTPCPTDNTEPTVCKKDVTNGMVKGFVSQRNGNGKCVRELSTVKRPCGSPCCSAGRNRKSSSSNSMVFLLHQGDAENICASNETSIRVCGQPVMKKIEIPPCPKF, encoded by the exons ATGACCAACCCACTAAAAATGGTTAATCGTTTCTtaactgtaattaattattcgcttATAGTGATCGACAAGAGTcgaaaatcatcaaaattgtttaaatgtaaAAAGTCGTTCAGCGCAGCAGGACATAAATCCACATCGAACACAATAATTCAGGATCGTTTAATGGGAGGCGCGGACATATCGGAAGCTGTGGAGAACAGATCAGGCGTGGTGACGGAAAACATTAAAGAATCAGCTTCCACCCATGCCGTAGACCAAGAAAAAGATACTTCTAACTTGCAAAATGGAAGACCCGCAACTTCCGGTGGACCGTGTTGTTCTTGTATCGCGCAAGTGCCAGGAGCAATTGG AGATCAGAAGGTGGATGAAATGATCGATTTCGTGCACCAGAACTTACAAGAAGCCGGTAAAGCATTGGCCACCTTAAGCGAGAACTTTGAACACGATTCAAAG CTGATGTTCGTCGACATACTAGGTCGGATACAACAGTGGACTTCTTCAGTAGAAAAGAAGCTGGAGGACTGCAAAAAGGCACTAGAGCTGATGCGCAAAGAACTGATGGCACGGCTCTGCGAGATTGAGAACTTGAAGAAGCAGTTGACGGACTGCGAGGCCGCACGCAATACGGAACGTGAG AAGCAACAAGTGTCACATCAAACGCAACATCAAATGCAACACCAAACGCAAGTTGAACAACATGTGGAGGAACGAGCAGTTGTTACTGAAACACCCAAAGAACAGGAATCTGTCCTTATTCCAGTTGTTGAGCAAAGAATTAAGGAACCTGTAGATCAGTTTGTCGCTCAATCACCCGCGGCACAAGAACCGAAAGTTATTGAGATCGTTTGCACGGATGCAGCCATTCAATCGACAATGAAAGACAAGGAAAGAATGCGACGGGAAATTGAG CTCGAAGCAGAAATAACACGACTAAAGAAAGAAAACCAGCGTATTGTGAAGGAACGCGCTGAATACGAAAACGCGATACAACGAGCGTTGTTGAGAGGGGTTTCTTGCTTGAACGTTGAAGCATTGAGGGTGTTGCGTTCACCGCCAATTCCGTGTTGCACCCCTTGTACTCCTTGTCCTACTGATAACAC CGAGCCGACCGTGTGTAAGAAGGACGTTACGAACGGGATGGTCAAAGGTTTCGTCAGCCAGCGGAATGGTAACGGGAAATGTGTCCGCGAGCTTAGCACCGTGAAACGTCCTTGCGGCAGCCCATGTTGTTCCGCGGGCAGGAACCGGAAGTCATCGTCCAGCAACAGCATGGTCTTCCTTCTTCATCAAGGAGACGCCGAGAACATCTGTGCGTCGAACGAGACGTCGATCCGCGTCTGCGGACAACCTGTCATGAAGAAAATTGAGATACCACCGTGTCCTAAGTTCTGA
- the Fib gene encoding rRNA 2'-O-methyltransferase fibrillarin isoform X2: protein MGKPGFSPGGGGRGGGRGGGTPRGRGGRGGGGGRGRGGGGFKGGKTVVIEPHRHEGVFIARGREDALVTLNLVPGSEVYGEKRISVEGENNTEKIEYRVWNPFRSKLAAAILGGVDQIHIAPGTKVLYLGAASGTTVSHVADIVGPEGLVYAVEFSHRSGRDLLNVAKKRTNIIPIIEDARHPHKYRMLVGMVDTIFADVAQPDQARIVALNAQYFLKNGGHFVISIKASCIDSTAQPEAVFAAEVKKLVADKLKPQEQITLEPYERDHAVVVGVYRPPPKKAT from the exons atgggaAAACCAG GATTTTCACCAG GTGGTGGTGGACGTGGTGGAGGAAGAGGCGGTGGTACCCCACGCGGACGCGGTGGTcgtggaggaggaggtggaagAGGACGTGGAGGCGGTGGTTTTAAAGGTGGTAAAACTGTTGTGATAGAACCTCATCGCCATGAAGGAGTTTTCATAGCTAGAGGGAGAGAAGATGCATTAGTTACTTTAAATTTAGTACCAGGATCAGAAGTATACGGTGAAAAGAGGATTAGCGTTGAG GGGGAGAATAAcactgaaaaaattgaatatagagTTTGGAATCCATTTAGATCAAAATTGGCTGCTGCTATACTTGGTGGTGTAGATCAAATTCACATTGCACCTGGAACCAAAGTATTATATTTAGGTGCTGCATCTGGAACTACAGTATCACATGTAGCAGATATTGTTGGTCCA GAAGGATTGGTGTATGCCGTAGAATTTTCACACAGGTCAGGTAGAGATCTTTTAAATGTCGCcaagaaacgaacgaatattattccaataataGAAGATGCAAGGCATCCTCATAAATATCGAATGCTTGTTGGAATGGTAGATACAATATTTGCCGATGTTGCACAGCCTGATCAAGCCAGAATAGTAGCCTTGAATGCTCAATACTTCCTCAAGAATGGAGGTCATTTTGTTATTTCCATTAAG gcAAGTTGTATAGATTCTACAGCACAACCTGAAGCAGTATTTGCCGCCGAAGTGAAAAAACTTGTCGCCGATAAATTGAAACCACAAGAACAGATTACATTAGAACCATATGAAAGAGATCACGCCGTAGTAGTCGGTGTGTATAGGCCGCCACCTAAAAAAGCAACctaa
- the Xpd gene encoding general transcription and DNA repair factor IIH helicase subunit XPD isoform X1 has product MKISVDGLLVYFPYDYIYPEQYAYMLELKRGLDAKGHCLLEMPSGTGKTITLLSLIVAYMLENPLDITKLIYCSRTVPEIEKVIEELKKLIDYYEKETESKPKIVGLVLSSRKNMCIHPEVSREREGKIVDGRCHSLTASYIRERHNYDETTPICNFYEGFDMEGKEQIVPPGIYSIDDLKEYGRDRNWCPYFLARFTILHAQIVVYSYHYLLDPKIAETVSKELSKSSVVVFDEAHNIDNVCIDSMSVKINRRLLERSSGNIQLLEKTVAEMREDDVNKLKEEYERLVEGLKDAQVARETDIILSNPVLPNEVLNEVVPGNIRNAEHFVSFLKRFVEYLKTRLRVQHVMQESPAAFLRDIQSKVSIERKPLRFCAERLASLLRTMEITDLTDFSPIILVTHLATLVSTYTKGFTIIVEPYDDKTPTVLNPILQFSCLDSSIAMKPVFDRFQSVVITSGTLSPLDMYPKILNFHPVIMSSFTMTLARPCLLPMIVSKGNDQVAISSRYETREDVAVIRNYGQLLVEFASTVPDGLVCFFTSYLYMESVVAAWYDQGVVDQLQRHKLLFIETQDSAETSLALINYIKACESGRGAVLLSVARGKVSEGVDFDHHLGRAVLMFGIPYVYTQSRILKARLEYLRDQFQIRENDFLTFDAMRHAAQCVGRAIRGKTDYGIMVFADKRFSRIDKRSKLPKWIQEHLTDNLCNLSTEEAVQISKRWLRQMAQPFTRENQLGFSLLTREQLEKEEYSKIEQQAQQN; this is encoded by the exons ATGAA AATCAGTGTTGACGGTTTACTAGTATATTTTCCTTATGATTATATTTATCCAGAACAATATGCATATATGCTTGAACTCAAACGAGGCCTGGATGCAAAA GGCCACTGTTTATTGGAAATGCCGTCAGGCACTGGCAAAACTATTACTCTATTATCGTTAATTGTAGCTTATATGTTGGAAAATCCATtagatataacaaaattaatttattgttcccGTACTGTGCCAGAAATCGAGAAAGTTATTGAAGAGTTAAAGAAGCTTATTGACTACTAcgaaaaagaaactgaaagtaaacCTAAGATTGTTGGCTTGGTGCTTAGTTCTAGAAAAAATATGTGTATTCATCCTGAG GTAAGCAGAGAGCGGGAAGGTAAAATTGTTGATGGACGTTGCCATTCTCTAACAGCATCATACATTCGTGAAAGACATAATTATGATGAAACCACTCCCATCTGTAATTTCTATGAAGGATTTGACATGGAAGGTAAAGAACAGATTGTGCCTCCTGGTATATATTCAATTGATGATTTAAAGGAATATGGAAGAGATCGTAATTGGTGTCCATACTTTCTTGCAAGGTTTACA ATATTACATGCTCAAATTGTAGTGTACAGTTACCATTATTTGTTAGATCCAAAAATTgctgaaactgtatcaaaagaATTAAGTAAATCTTCTGTTGTAGTATTTGACGAAGCTCATAATATAG ATAATGTATGTATTGATTCGATGAGTGTAAAAATAAACAGGAGACTATTGGAGAGAAGTTCTGGTAACATACAGCTCCTTGAGAAGACAGTAGCAGA GATGAGAGAAGatgatgtaaataaattaaaggaagAATATGAGAGATTAGTAGAGGGATTAAAGGATGCACAAGTGGCAAGAGAgactgatattattttatctaaTCCTGTTTTACCAAATGAAGTTTTAAAtg aGGTGGTTCCCGGTAACATAAGAAATGCAGAACACTTCGTTAGTTTTTTAAAAcgatttgtagaatatttaaaaacacgTTTGCGCGTACAACACGTAATGCAAGAATCACCTGCTGCATTTTTAAGAGATATACAATCAAAAGTTTCAATAGAACGTAAACCTTTAAGGTTTTGTGCTGAACGATTGGCGTCGCTCTTACGTACTATGGAGATAACTGATTTAACTGATTTTTCACCAATAATTTTGGTGACACATCTTGCAACACTAGTTTCAACATATACAAAAGGATTTACCATTATTGTAGAACCTTATGATGATAAAACACCGACGGTCTTGAATCCAATTCTTCAGTTCAGTTGCTTAGATTCATCAATCGCAATGAAACCTGTATTCGATAGGTTTCAATCTGTAGTGATTACTTCAGGAACATTGTCTCCTTTAGATATGTACcctaaaatattgaattttcatccAGTTATAATGTCATCTTTTACAATGACATTAGCTAGACCATGTCTTCTACCTATG ATTGTATCGAAAGGTAATGATCAAGTTGCAATTTCATCAAGATATGAAACAAGGGAGGATGTTGCTGTTATAAGAAATTATGGTCAATTATTAGTTGAGTTTGCATCTACTGTTCCCGATGGATTAGTTTGCTTTTTTACCTCGTATTTGTACATGGAATCTGTTGTGGCTGCATG GTATGACCAAGGTGTTGTAGACCAACTTCAGAggcataaattattatttattgaaactcAAGATTCTGCAGAAACGAGTTTAGcacttattaattatataaaggcTTGTGAAAGTGGAAGAGGTGCTGTTCTTCTTTCAGTAGCACGTGGGAAAGTATCAGAAGGTGTAGATTTTGATCATCATTTAGGAAGAGCTGTTCTGATGTTTGGAATTCCTTATGTATATACACAATCACGTATTTTAAAAGCACGTTTAGAATATCTTCGTGATCAATTTCAA ATtagagaaaatgattttctaacATTTGACGCAATGAGACATGCAGCACAATGTGTTGGACGAGCAATTAGAGGAAAAACCGATTATGGTATAATGGTATTTGCAGATaag agATTTTCAAGGATAGATAAACGAAGTAAATTACCAAAATGGATACAGGAGCATTTAACAGATAATTTGTGCAACTTGTCCACAGAAGAAGCTGTACAG aTAAGTAAACGTTGGTTACGACAAATGGCACAACCGTTCACCCGTGAAAACCAATTAGGATTTTCATTGTTAACGCGAGAACAACTTGAAAAAGAGGAATACAGTAAAATTGAACAACAAGCGCAGcaaaattaa
- the LOC116428271 gene encoding GTP cyclohydrolase 1 isoform X2, whose translation MYFYLELTCEQENLEIDKNYQFRKEKERLQDEKRGHEKCTFHHDLELDHRPPTREALIPEMSRSYRLLLSSLGEDPDRQGLLKTPERAAKAMLFFTKGYDQSLEDVINDAVFDEDHDEMVVVKDIEMFSMCEHHLVPFYGKVSIGYLPCKKILGLSKLARIVEIFSRRLQVQERLTKQIAVAVTKAVQPAGVAVVVEGVHMCMVMRGVQKINSKTVTSTMLGVFRDDPKTREEFLNLVHNK comes from the exons ATGTATTTCTATTTGGAATTAACCTGCGAACAAGAGAATttagaaattgataaaaattatcaatttagaaaagaaaaggaacgtCTACAGGATGAAAAACGCG GTCATGAGAAATGTACATTCCATCACGATTTGGAGCTGGATCACAGGCCGCCAACGCGGGAAGCTCTGATTCCGGAAATGTCACGAAGTTACAGGCTACTGTTGAGCTCTTTAGGCGAGGATCCTGATCGTCAGGGTCTTTTGAAAACCCCGGAACGTGCTGCGAAAGCTATGCTTTTCTTCACAAAGGGCTACGACCAAAGTCTGGAAG ATGTCATAAACGACGCAGTGTTCGACGAGGACCACGACGAGATGGTTGTCGTGAAGGACATCGAAATGTTCTCCATGTGCGAACACCATCTGGTCCCGTTCTATGGAAAAGTCTCGATCGGATACCTGCCCTGCAAGAAGATCCTTGGGCTCAGCAAATTAGCCAG AATTGTGGAGATCTTCAGTCGGCGTCTACAGGTTCAAGAACGGCTCACCAAGCAGATTGCCGTAGCAGTGACTAAAGCTGTGCAACCGGCGGGGGTAGCGGTTGTCGTCGAAGGAGT GCATATGTGCATGGTGATGAGGGGAGTGCAGAAGATCAACAGCAAAACGGTCACGTCGACGATGCTCGGCGTGTTCCGCGACGATCCAAAGACTCGCGAGGAATTCCTGAACCTGGTTCACAACAAGTAA